The window tttgCGCCCATTAACAATATTAGTCCTGCTATTGGAAGTTATCTAGAGGAAGTGGATGTGAGAAAATGGGCTTGCTGTCATTTTCCGGGTTATAGATATGAAATTAACACCAACAATGCGACGAGTCAATCAATGCAGCTTTGAAGTCACCCAGAGAGTATCCAATAATTCTTTTGTTAGAAAACATCAGAGAAATGATGACACGCTGGTTTTATGAGAGTAGAAAGTTAAGTGCAAAGCATAAATATCCTTTTAACTGTTGAGGTggagaaaaagatttcaagaagaatagAGAATGGTAAATTCATGAACAGTTATCTGATGAGCAGATACATATTACAGGTTAAAAGTAATGGAGTATACTACATTGTTGACTTAGAAAGAAGGACTTGTTCATGTGGAAAGTTCAGCACAGGAAAACTGCCTTGTAGACATGCTATAAAAGGAACTTTTGATATAGGCAAGGATCTATATCCTTACGCTGATGATGTGTATACCACTACCATATGGAGATCGCAATATGAGGAAACTATTAATCCAATCGGTGTTCCTGAAGAAGAATGGCGAGTCCCACAAAATGTTGAAGAGGCAAAAGGTCGACCACCTGAACAAGAAGACATCCTGGACggcgaagaaaaagaagatatgaatcccctgaagacaagataaaatcatcacaaaactcACAAGGTCAAAGAGACATAAGTGCAGGCGCTGTGGCAAAGAAGGGCATAACAGACCGACATGTGATATCGTCATATAATAATGGTTTGTGCTTCAACTTaagattcatgttcttgaatttttagtggatttcatttatatttacgatactctttttgttttcaggtaGTTGGTGTTACTTCATAATCATGCAAAGGCAAACAAAAACGTTGTTTACGTTGAtcacttctatttttttcttcttcgattttctTCCTGTTTTATTAACTATCTCTTTGGTTTAATGTGATTTTAGAGCTTATTTCTGCATTTTTTTGTGCATATCCAGTATGAAGACAAAAATTCATTAGAAATACACGATTTAAATGttctaattaaccaaaataaacaaaaatgctACCTGGTTTAAATCAACTGAATACAcgattttagttttaatattgGGAGATTTAGGGTTATTCTTCTCCGatactctcttcctcttcttcgcgatagtctcttcttcttcattcttttgttttgtttcaactGACTGGACCAATGAGCCAACTATCTTCGGCTGGTTCGTCTGGGCTATCTTTAGAGAGAAGTTCTCAGGGTGGAGTTTCGAGTAGGTGCTGGTGTGGTGGAGAGGTTACGACCTACACCTCAAAGACTGATGAGAATCCCTATCGTAGATTTTTTAGATGTGTTGGAGGTGTGAAGGTAATCTACTTTCATCTCCCCTTAGTCACCATAATAgctgaaatttattaaatattgttatcaaaaaaatgaatttaggagaagaatgagaaacaCATGTTTCGTTGGGTTGATGATCCTCTTCTAGAGGAGATTATGATGGTTGAAAGAAAACAGAACCAACTCTTAGAGGATCAAAAGAAGATGGTAACAAACAATGTGGAGCTCCAAAAGGAGATGGTGAAAGAGGTGGTAGAAAAGGTGGAAAAGAATATGATTGAGATCATGAGGCAAGAGCTAATGGTTGCAAAGGAGAGTATGCAGAAGTCGATCAAGAAGAGGATTTGTGTAGTGATCGTAGTGGCAGTTTCAATGGCATGGCTTTATGGAAAGATGATATGATGTGTTTGGTTTCTGTATTATGTTGTTATGCTTAAGAccctttgtttggttttttttgtgaacaccCTGGTTGTTTAAAAGCAACACCATCAATGAATTTCTGAACTATTTAAGACcctttgtgttgtttgtttgtttcaaagttAACACCATCAAGGAATTTCAAAACACATGAGTATCTACGTTGTGATTCaggaatttaaaaataaatcagaccTTATGTACTGATCAACCATTATAAACACAAAATTCATTagaatatcaataaaaataaaatcgatacaactaatgaaaaataaaagtgtaaaGACACTAAAAAATTAGCCAAGATCTACAAACTCATAAGCATACACTGGAGGCTCATAAGTTTTCATTCAATTAACTAGAATAGGAACCTTTGCTGCTATCCAAAGATGGACTGCCAAC is drawn from Camelina sativa cultivar DH55 chromosome 1, Cs, whole genome shotgun sequence and contains these coding sequences:
- the LOC104706817 gene encoding uncharacterized protein At4g04775-like, translated to MSQLSSAGSSGLSLERSSQGGVSSRCWCGGEVTTYTSKTDENPYRRFFRCVGGVKEKNEKHMFRWVDDPLLEEIMMVERKQNQLLEDQKKMVTNNVELQKEMVKEVVEKVEKNMIEIMRQELMVAKESMQKSIKKRICVVIVVAVSMAWLYGKMI